The genomic segment ATCGCCAACAGAAATCTGTGACTGTATAGGACTTTTGAAGGATAACAAATCCCCTGGAACAGATGGTTTATCTTCTAAGTTCTATAACTCGTTTTCTCAGCACTTGGCACCTTGTTTTAATGATGAGTTTAATGAGAGTGTATTAGCCAATGCCTTACCTTTGAGTGTGACTCAAGGCTTCACAAAGAACTGGCACCCAATTTGCCTATTAAATACCGACCATAAACTCTTTCGGCCCTCATCCTTGCTAAATTAGGATTCATCAACCTGATTTTAAATTTTTAGTGCAACGTGGCATTCGGCAAGAAAAGACTTTGTCCTTTTTAACCTCTCACCAGCTGGCAAGTGTGCATTGTTTCTTCTGTAACCACGCCCATGAGTGATGTCACAAGGTCTTGGACCATACCTGTACAACACTGCAATTAAACCATTTTGCATTTccctttttactttactttttatatattttatcttttatatatttgtattttattgtttttcttatgtgtgttatatttattgtgtttttatgtttctatgttcattgtgtgcaccaataaccagagcaaattccaggtaggtgtaaacctacttggcaatataTACCTTCTGATTTTGATTatgtttctgattctgattagaGGGCAGCAAAAACTAGATTTTAAGGGGGTTTAAATTTCACGTTAATTATACAGAACCATGACAAAGTGAAGTGAACTGTAATTAAACTAAGCTAAAGTCAAGTCTATTTGTCTTGTCGCCTGTTGCAGAGTCCCGGGCAGGACTTACGGGCTGAGAAGTACAGTCAGGGCTGTGTGCCAGTCGCAAGATAGAGACGTGGACCAGAGAGACCACAGCCCTGGCGACAAACCTCAAGCTTTCAACCACACCCAGAGACCCCGTCATGCACAATCTAGGACGGCTCGTCTCCAGGGAGAAGATCCATGCCGATCTCTGTGCCAAATACCGTTGGGTACGGCTCCAGCAGAGTCCCCACCAGTCGCACATCCGGAATCCAACATAGACCCTCATGCAGTGAACCCTCCGCCCTGCCCAGGCTTGTTTCCCCAGCTGCCTCTCCCTGGGCGGGAGAGGGTGGGGGGCAGACTTGGGGTGTCCTTCTGCTTCTCACGCAGGGGACCCCGGCTGGAGCCTTCTGCGTCCGTCTTCTCGGAcctcgaggaggaggagcgagagaAAAGGGAGCAGATGAAAGAAAGGATAAAGGGAATAATGGAAGATATGGACAGGGAGATTGGCGcggcggaggagaggaagcacAGTAAGTCGGGCTCTAACAGTGTTGGGCCAAGCGATGTGGGGCTAATCCCTGGAGAGACtgtgggagaagaggaagagacagcAAATAAAGACTTTGTGGAAGAACACTCTCCTATTTCCACAGAATCACCTGATAACCAGAGGCACAATTCATTATCGTCACCATCAGAGACCCAGGTGACCACATGGGGCGGCGGGCTAGCAGGGTCACACATGGACTCAGAGCACACAGACagcgagacagagagggaggagagtcagcatgtgtgtgtgctggggagAGACGGCTCCACTCCTGTAAGATGGCCTGTCACTTTACTGAAGTTCACCAAGTCTCAACCACCCATTTCCTACAGCTGCAACCCACTCTGCCCGCACCCCCCACGACCAGAGCCGCTCGCAGACGATCTGCAGGAGTCACAACAGAATCGGTTGTGTGCTCTCTCGGATGAATCAAACCCTCGTGTGTCAGTTATTCTCACATCAGACGCTCACTCCTGTTTAcggagacagacgagacgtgaGTTGAGAGCAGCGGGACAGAAAATAGCTGAGGAGAATTTCAAGACGGAGCAACCTATCGCCGCGGAGACGAAAGCACACCTGTTCCGAAGAAAACACCTCTCATCATccgaaacaggaggaggaagggaaagcTGCAGTCTAAGTATGGATACCTGTGCGAGGGCAGCCTCCCATCCGTTTGACCCTGCCCACAGTGACAGCTCAGACACAAACTCCCAGAATCCTCGGGGAAGCAGATTAGGGGGTGCGAGAGGGATCGGGGAGAGACCCATCACAGCCCTGAGCTGTAAATTAGAGTCTGTCACCCAGTCTGGCACAGAGGGGATGTGCATTAGCCCATCCAGGTGTGAGTGTGGGAGTGAGAGAACGTGCGAGTGTGCCGGCGCCGCGCAGCCGTTCGTGGGCGTCTCGGAAGTGTCGCGCAAAAAGAGGAAAGCTAGCACAAAGAAATACAGGctgggaaagaggaagaggagtgaaaaGGAAAACGCTTCAAACAAGCGCCAATCAGCCAGGTGCAAAGTGAGGAGTGTTGTCTCCGCGGTCTCCACTGTCAGAGACGGGAGGGGAGAAGCTGGAGGGAGCtgggggaggaagaagaggaggcacaGGGAGACGAGGGCGAGGAGAGCAGGGAGCAGCTGTCTGCTGGGGAGATGTGAGGCCGAGccagtgtctgtctctgtcaggaAGAGGAGGCCTCACAGGAGCCGCAGCATCGACTCCCAGTCACAGGCAGAGCAGTACGGTACCTACTCCCGTCTCCGCAGACACTCGGCAGAAAGGGacgccgagggggggggggagccggaAGGAGTTGCTGTGACTTTTCCGTGGCGCTCTCACgtctcctcctcgctctctctctccccgggaTGTAACTCAAAGCTGTTTTGGGAAAGGGGTCACCATAGCAACCCCAGGAGTTTCATTGACTGCTGTTACCCTGACAACAGCCGCGGTAGCAGCCCGGCGAGAAAGAGAGAACCCCCCCACAAGGACAGGCAATTCTTTCATGGCTTGAGGAAGAGTTCGAGGTATGGTGAGGACTGGGAGGACAGGGGCAGGGAGGTGGGAGGGTTCTcaggctgcagagacagagacagagggccAATATCGGATACAGAGCAGTGGGAGTGGATGAGAGGAAACTGTCCTGGAGGTAGTGAGGAGGGAAGTTCCAGGACTGGGTGGAGATCAagaaacagagcagcagagagggatcAGGTGGTGAGGTTTAGCCCCGGTCCCAGCAGCTGGGGCAGGAGAAGCAGGCACCTTAGCACCGAAGATGTAGATTGGGACAGATGCAGTGTGGACAGATGGACGTGGGGCAGCAGTGACAGCTGGGAAGACAGGGCGCCACACGCATCCACATCCGGCTCCAGGACGGCGGCGGCAGACAGCAGAGACGGCCTGGGCAGCGCGTGGAGATGTACCGGCACCAGGAACTCCAGCTCCAGACACTTCTCCAGCCCTGAGTGGTGGACAAGCAGGCAGACGTGCAGCCCCCAGAGAGTGATCAACACGCGGGCCAGCAAATGTTACAGCCCACGCTCCTGCAGCccctgcagcagcaccagcatgTCGGAGCTGAGCTGGGagtggagcaggagcagcacctGCTCGGGGAACCCAGCGGACGGGCTGACAGTAAACTGCAGCAGGACGTCTTCAGGAGCCGCAGGAAACTCATCCGAAGCCCCTCAGGAGGTGAAGAAGCAGAGGAGCTCCACGTCCACTTCACCTGGCCTTACCTCCAGTTCCCTCTCCCATTCCTCCCCCCTCAAATCCTCTCTTATCCCCACAGTTTCAGGCCTTAACGTGCACCTTTGTGAAACAAGCGCTTCACAGTTAGAAGAGCCCAATTCACAGTCTGACCTTAGACCCTCAGCCCCTGTCACCACCAGCAGCTCAGGCACAACTCTTCCAGGACTATCCCCCAGTAAGTCTCTGCCACAGAAACCAACCAGGACGCTGCTTCTCCCACTTATCGGTAAGCTCCCTGCGATCCAGAGAAGGGCCAGGAGGAAAAAGTGGCTgctggagaaagagggagaggaggaggaggaggcaaagCGAATTGGAGCGGGCCCCGGAGCTGTCGTCGTCAGGCAGAATCATCCCGTTGACGCGGCTGAGTCAAACCCCAGCAGCACGCCAAATCTCTGTCCATCACAGATTAGGCCCGATGACAAACCGGCAGGTGGAGAGACAGCACAGCCAATCAGCTTCACCGCCGAGGAGATGGACAAATACCGCCTCCTGCAAGAGCAGGCGAGAGAGCACATGCAGAAAGTCCTGGAACGGACGCAGGAGAGCGCcgacacaaacactgaggccAGCTACACACACAGCGCACAGGCAGACGACTGTTTGACGTCAGAGGAACGCTACACACCGGTACACTCGCACAACCCCCCCCAGCCGCAGGCCCAGTCGATTCACACGGACACAATGCAAGCGCAAGCACAGCACGGCCTCCAGATCAGCCTCCTGCTCCCACACGTGACCCACCAGGAGAGCTTCACCCGGGCCATGGCTCTCAGAGTTCCCGGTCTCCCCCCTCTCCCAgcatccccccctctctccggCCTCCATCACATCATTCTACAGCACGCAGCCCTCTCCttgcccccctcctcctcctcctcatcctcgccCGCCGCGCCCCCTTCTCCCGCCATGCACCCGCACCCGGCTACGCTCCCTCACCCGCTTCCGCCCATTCACCACTCCCTTCCACATCAGCTTCACCTCTCGcccttctccatctcctccctgtttccctccatcctcctgtcCCATCACCCCATCCAGCTCCTCCCTCAGTCGGCCGCCTTCCACGCGACCCCGCTCTCTCAGCTCTCCCCGGTAGCTCTGCAGCCCTTGAACCCGCAGCCTTTCATGGACAGAGTGTGGCCAGTGAGGTTTCAACAGAAGGCGTTATGATTATTACTCCTCCAAGGCAACACAGACTGgcgagagaaagagcgagagagaaggaCATTTAAGTTCGGACAAAAGCCAGCTTTTTGAAACGGATATGTCAGTGCTTGTATCAACTCCAGCtcttactcacacacacgctcaaaTATTGAcggttttcaaatgaaaatgtgtttctccATTTAGCCTCTGCTGTGTTGTAGCAGCCAGCGAGAATACAGACTTTGATCCTCTGCTTTTTTCAATCATTTCTCATTCGGGCCGGGAATAAAGGGAAAGGTGCACCTGCTATTCTAAGACAAGCCGGGCTCGTGtcatcctctctctttccctctgaaCCTCAGACGGACCGGCTGCCTTTTGAAGTATCACTCAGGCAGGGAAAGTGTGGGGGCAAGAGAAAGTCGTTATACTCTCTCAACCCTATCTCCATCTCCTGCAGGTTATCCGAGTTTGAGTTTGACTTTCAACCAACATAAACAACATTCCAGCGAGTGAGGGGGCACAGTACAAAGTCGTTTTAACCTTGGTGTATATCGTATTTGTGTGTTAGATAGAGGTAATGACggattgaaacacacacacacacacacacatgcacctttaAGAAGCGCTCATTTCCATATCTGACACATGTAAAGACCTGTTTTGTCTCTATAGTGTAAATATTCTGACAGTGAGTAATGACGTTAGATTCACAGGAAACAATCATGTAAAGGGTGAATTTAACCTCTAGCGGTAGTTCAATGGTTATTACACACTCTGTGGCGTCAGTGATACAAACACTTCAGCAACTTGTCATATTCATGTGTGACATGGTCTGTTTTCACGCAGCATTTAATGAATCAGTTGTTGAGACAGTGTTGAATGGAACTGGTCTGTTGCATTAAACCTTGGTTGAAAACAAATGGGCTGTAACGTGTTTGTGTTATTCTGTGTTATTCTGTGTGATTCGTGGCGATAGTGCAACATGTTGCAACAAAATCCACATGAAGAATTAATACTCTGTGGTTTACCATGCTCAAAGCAGAAGCACAGAATTCCCTGGAGTCCTTCATAAGATCGTAGAGCAGTGGATCCAAGCCTTTCGCTCCTTATGATCCCAAGATATGACGCAATGTCCATGTGTGACCCTTCGTCAAAAGATGCACGTCTATGAATTTAAAGCATTGCCGCCGCAGAGGGATCGGGCTGTTTGATTGGACGATTTAGAAGCCAAAGGAGGTGTGgttcacaatttaaaaaagcaatgaacagaaaataataataattgtcattgaaatgtaattgaaatgtttttgtccTACAGTGGTAATCATTTTGCGTCTCCTTACCCCAAGGTTGAAAACCACTATCCGAGTGGGTGTGAAGTGGAAAAGTTTGTTGAGATTTGATATGTTTATCTACCAgacaatatatttaataaaaatgtgtgcaaAGTAATCTCAAAAGGTtattaaaaatgtctaaaatgctAAAGAATCATTAGTTGGATTTACATTCTGGCCTTTAAAAAGTATCACATTTGGTCTGAACAATTACGCTGCAAGTGTTTTATCGAATAAAGCAAAATATCCTTGACCACAATTCATTATAATGTCCCCTTTGAACTTGGTTGACTATTCTGGAGATGCCCACAGCAACAAATCAATAGAATATCCTCTCAGGGTCAAAGTAACAAACACTTGATCTGCATCCGACAGCTTGAAGCTCATGTTGTGCTCGGGACAAACAAACACCATTTGCATTGTTACTGAAACAAGTTTCGTTCTTGCACTTCTTGTCAATGGGTTATGGTCGCTGGTAACTGCTGTCATGCACCCATGCGTGGTGATTGGTGAAAAGCGTATGTGAAGCCCGCTTGCCAAACAGCTGATGACTGCAGCGGCCGGCGCTCTGGGAGCAGAACGCAGAAGAGAAGCTCGGCATTGCGACATCCAGATGGTCTATGGACTAGGACTACCCAGAGTGCTTTGAGAGATTGGATTGATTCGCCCTCTGTGATATCAGCACAACACAGCCCATGCACTCAGGCTGTGTGCTGGAGGATGACATAAAAAGTAGACgcaaaaaaaccacacacaaaaaacGTGCTCTCCCAGTCCTGAGGTGTTGGCTAGAAATGTAAGTCAACTCCTGCTGAAATTCAGTAATTAGAGCACAattcttccctctcctcctcgtgACCCCTTcgcgtgtgcgagtgtgtgtgtgtgtttatgtttgtgtgcgtgtgtgcatgtgtgtgtttgtgtatgaatgtgtgagtttaTGAGCTACACAGACAGAGAATCCCTATCTGTCTCCACAGGACAGGAGATCAAACAGACTGCGTGAAATATAGAGCAGCAATAATTAGCAGCTGTTACAGCATCAAACCTTTCTGTCTCtacctctcgctctctctccaacTCAAACGCACCCACgaccgtgcacacacacacatacccacgcGCGCGCATACACCCCACTACTCAAATGTGCTGCAGCATCTCAACCTTGCAGTCCCGATAATCAGGGAGGAAATGCGAAATCCTTTCTTCTCTCTAGTTCATCTGCAATAAAATCACTTGCGTATCTAAAAGGGAAGATGAAaacaatacacaaacaaaaagctcAAAAGCGACGGAATTTGACCAACAATGCAAAAACATGTGTTCATCAATACGGACACCAATTTATCATCCAGCTAAACGTTGTCTCTCACACCCACATGACGCACAAACTGCTACACACAGCGTCTATGTGGAAATTAGTAAACACAATATCACAACTTTTTGTCAGTGACTGATTAAATCATTACCTAAGACTCGAGATTCGCCCCCCTGTGTGTTCACgtgttgctgctgtgtgtgtgcgagcgtgtgtgtgtgtatttgtgataGCACGCGGGAGTGCGAGTTTGATTTATGACGGAGAAGAAGTGGTTTCCTCAGTCAATCGCTCCCGTGAATTAATGAGGTATAAGAACTAAAGCTGGCACTCAGTCAGACACGCAAACAGTCACGGGGAGCTCGCTGCTGGGGCTGGATCACTTCTATTGGCACCGCATGTGATTGTTAGATTGTGGGTGTAGTTTGCATTGATCACAACAAAGACCCTCATGGTGACTGACGGGATCCATTGACCTAAACTGCAGTGCCGTGTAAATGAGACACGTCACATCTCTTGCTCTTTCCACTTCTGCTCGTTTTATGTGGCGTTGCCTCCCACCCCTGGCTCTTTGATTCAACCAGGTCAGTGTGGCTGCCTCAGCTCCCCCGGCTGTTCTCTGACTGAACAGGAAACCATCACACTTAGTTCCCTGCCCACCCCCTCATTCAGTGCATGTATGTTTGAGTGCTGTCGTACTATAAGGTGCAGACCTTTACAACATAATGTGCTTggcagtagggttgcaaaggggcggaacgtttccggtaaatttctggaaactttccggaaactttccatgggaagataaggtcgggaatttggggaattttggcggaaaaaaaactacgcaaattaaatgctgggcaataaaaacaatcattcaaaactctattttaaagatgtatggaatgcagcacacactgcacgttgaatttcaaccctccactgtgcattcttccatcacatgcacagataactcccagcatcctgcacactacagcagggctactgaggcctgctgtagtgtgcaggactagtcaggtaagtttcaatgatatcactggggaaaatatattagcatgctgattgaggattgttcatctgttcatctagcctatttccattcatttatccatcaattgtaaaatattttcacagacaattccaatcgtttggctaactatttatatctctggcattgcattagtgtttttcttattctacagaacaatgccacgtgcactatctcatgtggggagacatttcaccccatccaatgtagaaggaaaggctgtgtacatttgcaaatactgtgcaaagacctatgttaagaatgacacaaagatgcagaagcatatagtcaagtgccaaagtttcctcagggttcaaatcagcctatgacaaaacaaaatgtttatatttatgtctgtatatgacaacgtaaatacagttagtataaattatacacaaaatttccagtttattcccattaattcccgtatattcctgtttattcccgttaattcccatgtaaagtttccaactttgaatattcccggaatgttgcaaccctacttggcagtattattattattacacaaagAAACCCCATCCTATACCTTTTCTCACATTCATTAAAAGTTTTCTGTAGTGGTGTAACATACAGTCCCAGGCTGTTCCAAACCAATTTACATATTTCTCCTGAATTGCCACAGCTCAGAGAAAAGGATCGTCTACTATACTAACTATTCTACAGAGGCACTAAATGAGATTCAAAAGTTAGGCgtgaaaataaagttgaaaaGAGTGAAGCTGCTTGCGATCAGAACGTATTAAATACTGAGTAGACGTTTCCGTCAGTTGAATAGTCAGGTGTCCACTAAGTCACAACATTAAATTGTACTGTATTCCACAATTTGGGGGATTTAAGGATGATGCATTACTTTGTTAACTTTTGAACCAGCATCAAGGAGAAGTTCAAAGAGTAATCTGTCACCACTGATGCGTCGGGAGACACCGCTGTCGCTGCCGGTGTGATATATGGAAAGCTAAGTAGCTCCAGGCTGTTTAGAGCTTTTACATCAAAAAGATATATCACTGTTTATTATTCAGAAACAGAAGAGGCACTTCTATCTAATGCAAAAACTGcctacttttttactttttgtttcattatattCGCTGACTATTTGCACGGTGCTTTTGTTGATGAAACCTGTTTGTGTAGGACGTGTATataatgattttaaaataaaagtgcagAATTCAATTCTACGATGGATTTAAAGAGGTTGTGGGCTCGGTCATACTCTTAAACTTGGCACAGTCGCCCAAGGACATAACACTGACAGCACATTACTGACACTCATttgcacacacgtgcacacttacacacacactcacacacacacacacacacacacacacacacacacacacacacacacacacacagggaggtgTAATAGGGTATAATTTAGGGGGCTGTAATAGTGAGATGTGATCCACGGTTGTACGACAGCATGGCTAATTCCCAGGCTACCTTATCTCTGAGGGACAGATGTTCCCACCAAAGATTActatgcacgcacacacaaaacaaaagcagcccacacacacacacacacacacacacacacacacacacacacacacacacacacacacacacacacacacaaactgcatgtGTGCAGAGATGCATGAGAACATTCAAGTCTCAGACAATAGCGAAATTGAGATAGTCTAAAATAGCCTTATTGACCCAAAACAACAGATCAATGATGAGGACTTTTCTGAGGGTCGATTAAAAGATGTAATGAGTTTCTCCAGAACACATTGACGAGGAAAAACAGCGCAACTCATGCAAAATGTTCCTCaacaaatatttcattttaaacaatCACATCTGACACACGATGGACGCGGACCTGCCATATCGATCGATGACTTTCCAATAGGACCACTCTAAGACAGACCACAACAACTTTTAATGATCATATTCAGGCCAGCAAAGCTGAGAGTGTTAACCCTTCGCGCCAATCCATCTGCCGCAGAGCCATTCCCGGGTCAGCCACACTGCATCCATTACTGCAGCAGATCCATCCCAAACAGGAAACGGTTTCACAGGATAAAGGTCACTTCAATCATGGCTTGTCACAGCGATGGTCAAGATAACTATCGCTCCCGTTATGTGATTAATTGACTGCACAGCGTAAAGAATGTGACACATGAGCCACATGCTTCAAGACAGAGGAGTCGATTTTGTCCTTGTTCGTCTTTGTCCCGCTCTTCCGAAATTTTTCTGTCACCTTCCGGCGTCCTCGCTCAGCATCACATACCCATAAAGCCTCTCCTCTATCCAGCACTCAAAAACACCCCATCAGTCGCCTTGAGAGGTGGAAAGAATTCCGCCCACACCTTGAAGCAAATTTAAGTGGACCTCAAGAGGACCGGCATAATTTCAAGAGGAACACTTTactcaacaaaaaaaacccaaaacatGTGAATGCGTGTGTAACGAGAGGAGCTGCCTCTCAAACTCCTTCCCtgatctccctccctctgtttccgTTTAACTGGTCTCAGCTTTAAATCTCCAGATTCTGATAATTTCCCCCTTAATGCCTTCAGAGGAGCATCGCGATTAACTCTCTAATTAAGTCAAtgagacacacatacatcaACACAGGATAAACAagcacacccgcacacacacagcttgtagCATTAATTTATCTGATGCACGGACAATTGATGGTTTttctgatggtgtgtgtgtgtgtgactatgtTTCAATGATTAAGTCCCAATCAGGATGTTGTTATTACGACACGTGCATTTTTAAGCTGTTAATCCAGGATTATTCTCCCCTTTGCTCATCTCATTACCgttgattattaaaaaaacacatactggcacactggcacacacataccggcacacactcacacttacacacacatccTAATTATGGGTAATGTTTCCCTGGAGACTGAACACATGCTGTCAGGGTCTCCGAAGATAGCTTGACACACAGGTAAAAGAAGACAAGTCTGCTTAATAGATGAATGCGCTTCAGGCATTAACTGTTCATAcattgtgatgtgttttttttgtgaatgttaaTTTGAAAGATGAAAGCTTCAAACTAAGAGGACAAACCTGCTAGATCAGTGGCACGGCAATATATTCATACGTGTGATTTTGGCCTCTCGGAGTCATTTTTGCCTTTCACGGAGCGATTTTCGGCACCGAGCGGGAAAGAATGTGGGCAAACAGCGAGTGTCCTTTCCCTGTGATTGAATGTGTGTCCTTGTGAAGAAACCGCCCTCCCCTCTCTCAGCAAGTGAAAATATTCCTGCGGTGCTGCGGCTGATGTACAGGTGAGAGAGTGGCCAAGGATTTTGCGATCACCCGAGGCTTCGCGTCCACTATGGCCCCCGCTCACACTGGGTCAGCTCAGAATAACCAGAGAGGGCTGACCGCTGATGCTCGCTCACCCCTGGAGTCATTAATCACACAACACTGCAGATGAGCCACATGGACACaagctggaacacacacacacacataaatgtaGAAAACACGTGCACACACCAGAGACCATTTTAATTCTAAAGCCAAACGTTGGATGACAGCATTGCTCCAGGTAGCCAGTCCCCAAGGCTTGTACTCCTGGTGCATTATCATACACTAAACAACGCTGACATGAATATTTCT from the Limanda limanda chromosome 11, fLimLim1.1, whole genome shotgun sequence genome contains:
- the LOC133014557 gene encoding G patch domain-containing protein 8 — its product is MGPKPREAPGMACSACYYLVISSTHLSNGHFRRVKGVFRGPLCPPATSDSPEHAEGALGCSSEDLKSLFYCELCDKQYLRHQEFDNHINSYDHAHKQRLKDLKHREFARNVASKSWKDQRKQEKALRRLHQLAQLQQETQRVPGRTYGLRSTVRAVCQSQDRDVDQRDHSPGDKPQAFNHTQRPRHAQSRTARLQGEDPCRSLCQIPLGTAPAESPPVAHPESNIDPHAVNPPPCPGLFPQLPLPGRERVGGRLGVSFCFSRRGPRLEPSASVFSDLEEEEREKREQMKERIKGIMEDMDREIGAAEERKHSKSGSNSVGPSDVGLIPGETVGEEEETANKDFVEEHSPISTESPDNQRHNSLSSPSETQVTTWGGGLAGSHMDSEHTDSETEREESQHVCVLGRDGSTPVRWPVTLLKFTKSQPPISYSCNPLCPHPPRPEPLADDLQESQQNRLCALSDESNPRVSVILTSDAHSCLRRQTRRELRAAGQKIAEENFKTEQPIAAETKAHLFRRKHLSSSETGGGRESCSLSMDTCARAASHPFDPAHSDSSDTNSQNPRGSRLGGARGIGERPITALSCKLESVTQSGTEGMCISPSRCECGSERTCECAGAAQPFVGVSEVSRKKRKASTKKYRLGKRKRSEKENASNKRQSARCKVRSVVSAVSTVRDGRGEAGGSWGRKKRRHRETRARRAGSSCLLGRCEAEPVSVSVRKRRPHRSRSIDSQSQAEQYGTYSRLRRHSAERDAEGGGEPEGVAVTFPWRSHVSSSLSLSPGCNSKLFWERGHHSNPRSFIDCCYPDNSRGSSPARKREPPHKDRQFFHGLRKSSRYGEDWEDRGREVGGFSGCRDRDRGPISDTEQWEWMRGNCPGGSEEGSSRTGWRSRNRAAERDQVVRFSPGPSSWGRRSRHLSTEDVDWDRCSVDRWTWGSSDSWEDRAPHASTSGSRTAAADSRDGLGSAWRCTGTRNSSSRHFSSPEWWTSRQTCSPQRVINTRASKCYSPRSCSPCSSTSMSELSWEWSRSSTCSGNPADGLTVNCSRTSSGAAGNSSEAPQEVKKQRSSTSTSPGLTSSSLSHSSPLKSSLIPTVSGLNVHLCETSASQLEEPNSQSDLRPSAPVTTSSSGTTLPGLSPSKSLPQKPTRTLLLPLIGKLPAIQRRARRKKWLLEKEGEEEEEAKRIGAGPGAVVVRQNHPVDAAESNPSSTPNLCPSQIRPDDKPAGGETAQPISFTAEEMDKYRLLQEQAREHMQKVLERTQESADTNTEASYTHSAQADDCLTSEERYTPVHSHNPPQPQAQSIHTDTMQAQAQHGLQISLLLPHVTHQESFTRAMALRVPGLPPLPASPPLSGLHHIILQHAALSLPPSSSSSSSPAAPPSPAMHPHPATLPHPLPPIHHSLPHQLHLSPFSISSLFPSILLSHHPIQLLPQSAAFHATPLSQLSPVALQPLNPQPFMDRVWPVRFQQKAERCTCYSKTSRARVILSLSL